Proteins encoded together in one Impatiens glandulifera chromosome 1, dImpGla2.1, whole genome shotgun sequence window:
- the LOC124922189 gene encoding protein PHYTOCHROME KINASE SUBSTRATE 3-like — MEGLDNLRVASFSAYLNPVDQESFALKLASVVQESVPAIMSQEETPRAVSFRRTKPGKESEIGIFSADKYFNIKMEYKSPKSNDGRELQTSQRNDNSFSEKELKPSMSTVTTSVCTESSWNSQIALLPTLHGNSSRPTKPKRTNGRGGKFFKGFGCRGPCRGNREESKEMVSDSSRSLKSGSKSQEQFAFPILNVKNDQNPPMLKKLSEDPRNSIEVFGSQKVKKGDEMNQMVAKNLERKLSMLTWDAIPKKSPYNFPTIKPTAGPVEEAMSDASSDLFEIETLSGIGLPYLTVPQATDDASGCMTPTTLYEPSEASIEWSVVTASAANDFSFASDFDDRSMAGDLNLIPMSRNVVGTKNLIMAKGGNKNKGGGLLGCKNQKAVSVVEGTVI; from the coding sequence CGCAATTATGTCACAGGAGGAGACTCCTCGCGCGGTTAGCTTCAGACGCACGAAACCGGGAAAAGAGAGCGAAATTGGTATATTCAGTGCCGACAAATATTTCAACATAAAGATGGAATACAAGTCGCCAAAATCCAACGATGGAAGAGAATTGCAAACGAGTCAACGAAATGATAACTCGTTTAGCGAGAAAGAGCTCAAACCCAGTATGTCGACGGTTACTACAAGTGTTTGCACCGAATCAAGCTGGAATAGCCAAATAGCACTCTTGCCTACTCTCCATGGAAATTCATCAAGGCCTACTAAGCCGAAAAGAACTaatggaagaggaggaaagttTTTCAAGGGATTTGGTTGCCGTGGTCCATGTAGAGGTAATAGAGAGGAGTCAAAAGAAATGGTTTCGGATTCATCTAGAAGCCTTAAGTCGGGATCGAAATCCCAAGAGCAATTCGCGTTCCCAATTCTCAATGTAAAGAACGACCAGAATCCTCCGATGTTAAAGAAGCTAAGCGAGGACCCTCGTAACTCAATAGAAGTTTTTGGTTCTCAAAAGGTGAAAAAAGGTGATGAAATGAATCAAATGGTAGCCAAGAATCTCGAAAGGAAACTCTCAATGTTAACATGGGATGCAATTCCCAAAAAATCGCCTTATAACTTTCCAACTATCAAGCCCACAGCCGGGCCTGTCGAAGAAGCGATGAGCGACGCAAGCTCTGATCTTTTTGAGATCGAAACTCTTTCCGGAATCGGCCTCCCCTACTTGACCGTGCCACAAGCAACCGACGATGCATCCGGTTGCATGACACCAACGACACTATACGAGCCTAGCGAGGCCAGCATTGAGTGGAGCGTCGTCACAGCCAGTGCAGCTAATGATTTCTCTTTCGCGTCGGATTTCGATGATCGTAGCATGGCGGGAGACCTAAACCTAATCCCGATGAGTAGAAATGTAGTAGGAACGAAGAACTTGATCATGGCCAAGGGAGGGAACAAAAACAAGGGAGGTGGCTTGCTCGGGTGTAAGAACCAAAAAGCTGTTAGTGTCGTGGAAGGCACCGTTATATAA